In a genomic window of Rhinoderma darwinii isolate aRhiDar2 chromosome 10, aRhiDar2.hap1, whole genome shotgun sequence:
- the LOC142661384 gene encoding uncharacterized protein LOC142661384: MASISVEKLIILVQHKPCLWNKRLEEYADRNLKDLAWQEVCSEVHPEWEKATNVQKKRMVEYVKTRWNTCRDQFKRELNDKGKSGDGRQKKRPYLYTKQLSFLLDVMQVGPTKDNLEAEDSDATQIEEADVGLGIARSTSTPVPAENTAEDNPVCATEPEDEIIPRGKRRRSANKGPTCTEPRQAVDLRVLEHLEKRATETEEGTFCRALSNILKRVPIERQIRCQTALMEVVEIFATHPDPREIHHAIEFHRRGCDGSTFRSVPPAPAATAQTSQQPPYQASMPLFSEDRPGYGMPGPSQQQYRHMQQGEAVPRPHHDPAPSQSFYNL, from the exons atggcttcaattAGCGTGGAGaaactaatcatcctggtccagcacaagccctgtctatGGAATAAGCGCCTTGAAGAGTATGCTGACAGGAATCTGAAAGATCTggcctggcaggaggtctgcagtgaggtgcatcctgagtgggagaaggcaacgaACGTGCAAAAGAaacgcatgg ttgAATACGTGAAAACACGATGGAACACATGCCGTGACCAATTTAAGCGTGAGCtgaatgacaaggggaagagcggagacggacgaCAGAAAAAAAGACCATACCTGTACACAAAACAGCTGTCGTTCCTTCTGGATGTcatgcaggttggccc aaccaaggataatctggaggcAGAAGACTCTGATGCCACTCAAATAGAAGAGGCTGACGTCGGTTTGGGGAttgctaggtccacttccactccaGTGCCTGCTGAAAATACAGCAGAGGATAATCCAGTCTGTGCCACGGAACCGGAAGACGAAATTATACCCCGAGGTAAACGCCGACGTTCTGCCAATAAAGGTCCAACAtgtacagagccaaggcaggcggtCGACTTGCGGGTTTTAGAACACCTGGAGAAAAGAGCGACAGAAACcgaagagggcaccttctgtcgcgctctTTCAAATATTCTAAAAAGAGTGCCAATTGAGAGGCAGATCAGGTGCCAAACAGCCCTAATGGAAGTGGTCGAAATTTTTGCCACACATCCTGACCCACGTGAAATCCATCATGCCATAGAGTTTCATAGGCGGGGGTGTGATGGAAGCACCTTCCGctctgtccctccagcacctgcagcaaccgctCAAACCAGCCAGCAGCCACCATATCAAGCATCAATGCCACTGTTCAgtgaagatcgtccagggtatggcatgccaggaccttctcaACAGCAGTATCGgcacatgcagcagggggaggctGTTCCACGACCCCATCATGACCCTGCACCTTCTCAAtcattttacaatttataa